From Acidimicrobiales bacterium, one genomic window encodes:
- a CDS encoding cytochrome P450, with protein sequence MTGPIFNPFHDGFAEDPWPHLAEMRAADPVHPLVIGGFSLFRYDDVFTVLRDPSLSVDDANADFGEMSRGDLREGLAEFEEFESILGMDPPDHTRLRRLVSKAFTPRTIEALRPRVEEMVDRALETMAAEGITDVIDRLAFPLPFDVISEMLGMPEADKDQIRDWSGAIVKTLDPILSEDELSAAFAANSALNQHLDAVIEWKRANPADDLLTALIEAEEDGDRLTAKELRDQVSLLFVAGHETTVNLIGTGIWKLLRNPEQCEELRADASLDAGAVDELLRYISPVQFSRRIAVTDFELRGVEIPARSFIQTWLASANRDPEKFGDSADELDIRRADAGQHVSFGSGIHYCLGASLAKLEGQVAIGGFLRRFPSARVIGDPVWNGRMNLRGLDELAVDLG encoded by the coding sequence ATGACCGGCCCCATCTTCAACCCGTTCCACGACGGATTCGCCGAGGACCCGTGGCCACATCTGGCCGAGATGCGTGCCGCGGACCCGGTGCATCCACTGGTCATCGGCGGCTTCTCGCTGTTCCGCTACGACGACGTCTTCACCGTGCTGCGCGACCCGTCGCTGAGCGTCGACGACGCCAACGCCGACTTCGGGGAGATGTCCAGAGGTGATCTGCGCGAGGGGCTGGCGGAGTTCGAGGAGTTCGAGTCGATCCTCGGCATGGATCCGCCCGATCACACGAGGCTTCGCCGACTCGTGAGCAAGGCGTTCACTCCACGGACCATCGAGGCGTTGCGCCCGCGCGTCGAGGAGATGGTCGACCGCGCACTCGAGACGATGGCCGCCGAGGGCATCACCGACGTCATCGATCGGCTGGCCTTTCCGCTCCCGTTCGACGTGATCTCCGAGATGCTGGGAATGCCCGAAGCGGACAAGGACCAGATCCGCGACTGGTCGGGCGCGATCGTGAAGACGCTCGATCCGATCCTGAGCGAAGACGAGCTGTCGGCGGCCTTCGCCGCCAACTCCGCGCTCAACCAACACCTCGACGCGGTCATCGAGTGGAAGCGGGCGAACCCGGCCGACGACCTGCTCACGGCCCTGATCGAGGCCGAGGAGGACGGTGATCGACTCACCGCGAAGGAACTGCGAGACCAGGTCTCGCTCCTGTTCGTGGCCGGACACGAGACAACCGTGAATCTCATCGGCACCGGCATCTGGAAGCTGCTGCGAAACCCCGAGCAGTGCGAGGAGTTGCGGGCCGACGCGTCGCTCGATGCCGGCGCAGTCGACGAGCTGCTCCGCTACATCTCCCCGGTGCAGTTCTCCCGGCGTATCGCGGTCACCGACTTCGAGCTGCGAGGCGTCGAGATTCCGGCGCGGAGCTTCATCCAGACCTGGCTGGCTTCGGCCAACCGTGATCCCGAGAAGTTCGGTGATTCGGCCGACGAGCTCGACATTCGCCGGGCCGACGCGGGGCAGCACGTGTCGTTCGGCAGCGGGATCCACTACTGCCTCGGCGCGTCGCTGGCGAAGCTCGAGGGGCAGGTGGCGATCGGTGGATTCCTCCGTCGGTTCCCGAGCGCCCGAGTGATCGGCGATCCGGTGTGGAACGGTCGGATGAATCTGCGAGGCCTCGACGAATTGGCTGTCGACCTAGGCTGA
- a CDS encoding NUDIX domain-containing protein, whose product MGTPLLSVGLLLYRRVDGDLQVLLAHMGGPFWSTKDDHAWTIPKGLREDDDHDLLAVALREFAEEMGSAPADGPTTDLGPCRAGRKTNHVFARQADFDASQVVSNTFEMEWPPKSGRTEVFPEVDRAAWMRLDDARQKLVKGMLPFLDRLEAEVAP is encoded by the coding sequence ATGGGCACACCGCTCCTGAGCGTCGGACTTCTCCTGTATCGCCGGGTCGACGGCGATCTGCAGGTGCTGCTCGCGCACATGGGTGGGCCGTTCTGGTCGACGAAGGACGACCACGCGTGGACGATTCCCAAAGGACTCCGAGAGGATGACGACCACGACCTTCTCGCAGTCGCTCTGCGGGAGTTCGCCGAGGAGATGGGTTCGGCGCCGGCCGACGGTCCCACCACGGATCTGGGTCCCTGCCGGGCGGGCCGGAAGACGAACCATGTGTTCGCCCGTCAGGCCGACTTCGACGCGTCGCAGGTCGTCAGCAACACCTTCGAGATGGAGTGGCCGCCGAAGTCCGGCCGCACCGAGGTGTTCCCGGAGGTCGATCGGGCGGCGTGGATGAGGCTCGACGACGCTCGACAGAAGCTGGTGAAGGGGATGCTGCCCTTCCTCGATCGTCTCGAGGCCGAGGTCGCACCGTGA
- a CDS encoding CobW family GTP-binding protein, which yields MDEVIAPWDGRRVPVTLLGGYLGSGKTTIINAVLARTDRPIAVLVNDVGAVNIDASLVRRRHGDTIELTDGCVCCSLAGGLAAAFDSLRARPEPPDHVIVELSGVADPARVAPWAGSDGFRLDGIVVLIDSEQFVERLDDPTTGPSVRQQIEAADLFVLSKLDLASADRRQETERRLSDLAPTVPILDAADAIATASFLDLATRRPGGVATTPPPELFDAHDVHLLPVPHPIDRTDFEGIVASLPASTLRAKGIAVTPDGTRLLAQVVGRRRTVTELPDAEAQPPTDLVVITPRGAPAP from the coding sequence ATGGATGAGGTCATTGCCCCTTGGGACGGTCGCCGGGTGCCGGTGACCCTGCTGGGCGGCTACCTCGGATCCGGCAAGACGACGATCATCAATGCCGTCCTCGCCAGGACCGATCGCCCCATCGCCGTTCTCGTGAACGACGTCGGCGCCGTCAACATCGACGCGTCGCTCGTGCGGCGACGCCACGGTGACACGATCGAACTGACCGACGGTTGTGTCTGCTGCAGCCTCGCCGGAGGGCTCGCCGCGGCGTTCGACAGCCTCCGAGCCCGCCCCGAACCTCCCGACCATGTCATCGTCGAACTGAGCGGAGTGGCCGACCCGGCGAGGGTGGCCCCGTGGGCCGGCAGCGACGGCTTCCGCCTCGATGGCATCGTCGTGCTGATCGACAGCGAGCAGTTCGTGGAACGACTCGACGACCCGACCACCGGGCCATCGGTCCGCCAACAGATCGAGGCTGCGGATCTCTTCGTCCTCTCGAAGCTCGACCTCGCCTCCGCCGATCGACGACAGGAGACCGAACGCCGCCTGAGCGACCTCGCGCCGACGGTGCCGATCCTCGACGCCGCAGACGCGATCGCCACCGCATCGTTCCTCGATCTCGCGACCCGCCGACCGGGAGGTGTGGCCACCACTCCCCCGCCCGAGCTGTTCGACGCCCACGACGTCCACCTCCTCCCGGTTCCGCACCCGATCGACCGGACCGATTTCGAGGGCATCGTCGCGTCGCTGCCGGCATCGACACTGCGCGCCAAGGGCATCGCCGTCACCCCCGACGGGACACGCCTGCTCGCCCAGGTCGTGGGTCGCCGCCGCACGGTGACCGAACTCCCCGATGCCGAGGCTCAGCCACCCACCGATCTGGTCGTGATCACCCCTCGAGGGGCTCCGGCTCCGTGA
- a CDS encoding acyltransferase has protein sequence MTSTARRATSAPHSGADWQPMGFVPGLDGIRAIAVIVVVAYHGGWFGLHGGFVGVDVFFTLSGFLITRLLLDEHHRRGGVSMKNFYIRRGLRLLPALFALVAGVWLAAALLDVPRIEDRLGERSLWALSYVANWRDVVTGTHGGPFSHLWSLSVEEQFYVVWPVIVVVMLHRHGVDAVRRLAGGLTVGLALMTVWRHWSGASGFDIYFATHSHGGILLLLGAWLGCSVDLVARVGRDLGRRLTMLGVTGILVISFVPDRFGDLHAGFGYLPIAAASVAVIVGAVADDRHSPLTWAPLCRIGKSSYAIYLWHIPMFAISAAIVPDVDSRIRIVIGTAIAVAISHWLVERPALKLKHRWA, from the coding sequence GTGACCTCCACCGCGCGTCGCGCCACCTCCGCTCCGCACTCCGGTGCCGACTGGCAGCCGATGGGCTTCGTGCCAGGGCTCGACGGCATCCGGGCGATCGCCGTCATCGTCGTGGTCGCCTATCACGGCGGCTGGTTCGGGCTCCACGGAGGGTTCGTGGGCGTCGATGTCTTCTTCACGCTCAGCGGATTCCTGATCACTCGCCTCCTGCTCGACGAGCACCATCGTCGCGGCGGTGTGTCGATGAAGAACTTCTACATCCGGCGCGGCCTTCGTCTCCTCCCGGCTCTGTTCGCCCTCGTCGCCGGCGTGTGGCTCGCCGCCGCGCTGCTCGACGTGCCCCGTATCGAGGACCGGCTCGGGGAGCGGAGCCTCTGGGCGCTGTCGTACGTCGCCAACTGGCGCGACGTGGTGACGGGAACCCACGGCGGACCGTTCAGCCACCTTTGGTCGCTCAGCGTGGAGGAGCAGTTCTACGTGGTGTGGCCGGTCATCGTCGTGGTGATGCTCCACCGCCATGGTGTCGACGCCGTTCGTCGGCTCGCCGGAGGACTTACCGTCGGCCTCGCCCTCATGACGGTGTGGCGGCACTGGAGCGGCGCATCCGGATTCGACATCTACTTCGCCACGCACTCCCACGGCGGCATCCTCCTGCTGCTCGGGGCGTGGCTGGGATGCTCCGTCGACCTGGTGGCGAGAGTCGGACGTGACCTCGGCCGCCGCCTGACGATGCTCGGGGTGACCGGCATCCTCGTGATCTCGTTCGTCCCCGACCGATTCGGCGACCTCCACGCCGGATTCGGCTATCTGCCCATCGCCGCAGCCTCGGTAGCGGTCATCGTGGGCGCGGTGGCCGACGACCGCCACTCGCCGCTGACCTGGGCTCCTTTGTGCCGGATCGGCAAGTCCTCCTACGCGATCTACCTGTGGCACATCCCGATGTTCGCGATCTCCGCGGCGATCGTCCCCGACGTGGATTCCCGGATCCGCATCGTCATCGGCACCGCGATCGCGGTCGCGATCTCCCACTGGCTCGTCGAACGACCCGCTCTCAAGCTGAAGCACCGCTGGGCGTGA